Proteins found in one Cheilinus undulatus linkage group 9, ASM1832078v1, whole genome shotgun sequence genomic segment:
- the LOC121515472 gene encoding kelch-like protein 42 encodes MNPLRLCLVTLFQWITLWLTYSLTRLQAAFTAIKTWITSNIKKERGSCKAAVVGWKTSKVYRTYYQGEEDETMVTVQTNTNAFQVDLGRLSKCSEYFRALSQSRMKETSESLIHLDHISSFVFHNILEFIFHEKFEVPQEELGAHIQVSSYLLVEVFLSKCLSVLSDVLSPDNCLSYLNLAQEICCEELKMTVFTYLSRNLLELHQLFKSLDEEDQAEVVNLRTQGEPCLCCLRKENLTSWNDPETELARHMFVLKGSEDSGHWCSATELPFRADKWCFTTVVLYNYLYIIGGYRQRVKRGWDFKMTSFRYNPFTHMWAATAPMIKHRRHYSAVVCEGSIYSVGGWYLDSLVTPDSSTALYTAVECYDPWEDTWRFVSSLPLTDFQFTMSLSHDVPLATSLKHCLYVLGSIQRTGEKLLLQYNTREDSWSELLPTLTRADTDLPVLYFLGATDRLFVIGGNNSENVVTTFCVQSQRWGEVQRAEKVAFAGQGTIIGHQVLMPSIAHNSVAKLDLHTLSLQALPPLPISTRYESVFYLHF; translated from the exons ATGAATCCTCTCAGACTCTGTTTGGTGACACTTTTTCAGTGGATAACCTTGTGGCTGACATACAGTCTCACAAGACTTCAGGCTGCTTTTACAGCCATAAAAACTTGGATAACATCAAATATTAAGAAGGAAAGAGGGTCATGTAAAGCAGCTGTGGTGGGGTGGAAAACCAGTAAAGTCTATCGCACATATTACCAAGGAGAAGAGGACGAAACaatggtaacagtgcagaccaaCACAAATGCATTCCAA GTTGACCTTGGGAGGCTCTCCAAGTGCAGCGAGTACTTTCGAGCCTTGTCCCAGTCCAGGATGAAAGAAACCTCAGAGAGCCTCATCCACCTGGACCACATATCTTCATTTGTCTTCCATAATATCCTAGAATTCATCTTCCATGAAAAGTTTGAAGTTCCACAAGAAGAGCTGGGTGCACACATCCAG GTAAGCAGCTATCTCCTGGTTGAGGTCTTCCTCTCAAAATGCCTGTCAgtcctgtctgatgtcctcaGCCCAGATAACTGTTTGTCTTACCTGAATCTGGCTCAAGAGATCTGCTGTGAGGAGCTGAAGATGACCGTCTTCACCTACCTGAGCAGAAACCTACTGGAGCTACATCAACTCTTTAA GAGTCTGGATGAAGAAGATCAGGCTGAAGTGGTGAACCTGAGAACACAAGGAGAACCATGTCTCTGCTGCCTTAGAAAAGAGAACCTGACCTCCTGGAACGATCCAGAAACAGAGCTAGCGCGGcatatgtttgttttaaaagggtCTGAGGACAGTGGACATTGGTGCTCGGCTACAGAACTTCCTTTCAGGGCAGATAAGTGGTGTTTTACTACAGTGGTGCTGTATAATTACCTGTACATTATAGGAGGCTACAGGCAGCGTGTGAAAAGAGGCTGGGATTTCAAGATGACCTCTTTTAGGTACAATCCCTTCACCCATATGTGGGCTGCCACAGCTCCCATGATTAAG CACAGAAGGCACTACAGTGCAGTGGTCTGTGAAGGCAGCATTTACTCAGTGGGTGGCTGGTACCTGGACTCATTGGTGACTCCAGACTCCAGCACTGCCCTTTATACAGCTGTTGAATGCTATGACCCATGGGAGGACACATGGAG GTTTGTGTCATCACTGCCGCTCACTGACTTCCAGTTTACCATGTCCTTATCCCATGACGTCCCCCTTGCCACCAGCCTCAAACACTGTCTCTATGTGTTGGGGAGCATCCAAAGAACTGGAGAGAAACTACTCCTTCAGTACAATACAAGGGAAG ACTCCTGGTCTGAACTGCTCCCCACCCTCACCAGAGCAGATACAGATCTCCCTGTTCTTTACTTCCTGGGTGCCACCGACAGGCTGTTTGTGATTGGTGGGAACAACTCAGAGAATGTGGTGACAACTTTCTGTGTACAGTCACAGAGATGGGGAGAG GTGCAGAGGGCTGAGAAAGTGGCATTTGCCGGACAAGGTACCATTATAGGCCACCAAGTCCTGATGCCGAGTATAGCACACAACTCTGTTGCAAAGCTGGATCTCCACACTCTCTCCCTCCAAGCTCTCCCGCCATTACCCATCTCCACCCGCTATGAATCTGTATTTTATCTCCACTTTTAA
- the LOC121514935 gene encoding zona pellucida sperm-binding protein 3-like — translation MVMKCSAVCLVALAVLGSFCHAQWGKQEAYNPPQSRYQKPAPPVRQEPKNPMPPQQSKQDFEVPLTWTYPEDPKPETPPEVPFELRHPVPAATVAVECRERDAHVEVKKDMFGIGQFINAADLTLGSCGAVAEDNAAQVLIFESELHNCGSLLAMTEEALVYTFVLNYNPQPLGGAPVVRTSKAAVIVECHYPRKHNVSSLPLDPLWIPFSAVKVAEEFLYFTLKLMMDDWQHERPSYQYFLGDMINIEASVKQFFHVPLRVYVDSCVATLAPDMNSNPRYSFIENHGCFVDARITGSASKFMARTAENKLQFQLEAFRFQGSDSGLLYITCHLKATSAAYVIDSQHRACSYINGWQEASGTHPACGSCDSASSEPSNTGTSGAWGSSGATTVVANPGRKIRDTTKTGQSEVFEWEGHVTVGPIPIGEKVIA, via the exons ATGGTGATGAAGTGTTCTGCTGTGTGCCTCGTGGCACTGGCTGTGCTCGGCAGCTTCTGCCACGCTCAGTGGGGAAAACAGGAAGCTTACAATCCCCCACAGTCTAGATACCAAAAGCCAGCACCTCCTGTGAGACAGGAACCCAAAAATCCGATGCCTCCCCAACAGTCAAAGCAGGATTTTGAGGTACCGCTCACTTGGACATATCCTGAAGATCCCAAACCTGAGACCCCACCTGAGGTCCCCTTTGAGCTGAGACATCCTGTTCCTGCTGCAACTGTCGCTGTTGAGTGCAGAGAGAGGGATGCTCATGTGGAAGTCAAGAAGGACATGTTTGGGATCGGCCAGTTTATCAATGCTGCTGACCTTACCCTGGGATCCTGTGGTGCTGTGGCAGAGGACAATGCTGCTCAGGTGTTGATTTTTGAATCTGAGCTGCATAACTGTGGCAGCTTATTAGCG ATGACAGAAGAAGCCCTCGTCTACACTTTTGTCCTGAACTACAACCCTCAACCTCTGGGCGGAGCTCCTGTGGTGAGGACCAGCAAAGCTGCTGTAATTGTGGAGTGTCACTACCCAAG GAAGCACAATGTGAGCAGCCTTCCTCTGGACCCTCTTTGGATTCCTTTCTCTGCAGTTAAGGTGGCAGAAGAATTCTTATACTTCACCCTCAAGCTCATGATGG ACGACTGGCAGCATGAGAGGCCAAGCTACCAGTATTTCTTGGGAGACATGATTAATATTGAGGCTTCTGTCAAGCAGTTCTTCCACGTGCCTCTGCGTGTTTATGTGGATAGCTGTGTGGCTACTCTTGCACCTGACATGAACTCCAACCCCAGATACAGCTTCATTGAGAACCACGG GTGCTTTGTTGACGCCAGGATTACAGGCTCTGCCTCTAAGTTTATGGCTCGCACTGCAGAGAACAAGCTCCAGTTCCAGCTGGAGGCTTTCAGGTTCCAAGGGTCTGACAGTGGACTG CTCTACATTACATGCCACTTGAAAGCAACATCTGCTGCTTATGTCATCGACAGTCAACACAGAGCTTGCTCCTACATTAACGG ATGGCAGGAGGCCAGTGGCACTCATCCAGCTTGTGGCTCCTGTGACTCTGCGTCATCTGAACCCTCAAACACTGGCACAAGTGGTGCCTGGGGTTCCAGTGGGGCAACAACTGTTGTGGCTAACCCAGGCAGGAAGATCCGGGACACCACAAAAACTGGACAAAGTGAAG TTTTCGAATGGGAAGGTCATGTCACTGTTGGTCCCATTCCCATTGGAGAGAAGGTGATTGCTTAA
- the LOC121514549 gene encoding zona pellucida sperm-binding protein 4-like, with protein MKWTCSFLLAAALLGCLADAQYFQRPQQPQAPQYQPPPPPPPPPPQQPQKPQNPSKQSTPSQPQRPQQPAAEFHTCDVADNYKIQCGAPGISASDCEAINCCFDGRMCYYGKSVTLQCTKDAQFIIVVAKDATLPNIDLESISFYGNDPNCSPAGTTSAFAIYQFPVTSCGTVMTEEPGVLIYENRMSSSYEVAIGPDGAITRDSHYELLVQCRYIGTSVEALVIEVGVVPPPPPVAAPGPLRVELRLANGQCTVKGCVEEEVAYSSFYADQDYPVTKVLRDPVYVEVRMLERTDPNIVLTLGRCWATADPHPHSLPQWDLLIDGCPYRDDRYLTTLVPVDASSGLMYPTHHRRFIFKMFTFVATGPANPSKDGAADAEVMTPLKEKVYIHCNAAVCQPSVGNNCEARCFRQRRDIAASVKRGPRSETTLVSSKEIIFSNGL; from the exons ATGAAGTGGACTTGTAGTTTCCTTCTTGCTGCTGCCCTGCTAGGCTGTCTGGCTGATGCTCAATATTTCCAGAGGCCCCAACAGCCTCAGGCTCCACAATaccaaccaccaccaccaccacctcctccaccacctcAGCAGCCTCAGAAGCCACAGAATCCCTCCAAGCAGTCCACACCTTCGCAGCCCCAGAGGCCTCAGCAGCCTGCAGCAGAATTTCACACGTGTGATGTGGCGGACAACTACAAGATCCAGTGTGGGGCCCCTGGCATCTCTGCCTCAGATTGTGAAGCTATAAACTGCTGCTTTGACGGGCGCATGTGCTATTATGGAAAATCTG TGACTCTTCAGTGCACAAAAGATGCCCAGTTCATCATTGTGGTAGCCAAAGATGCCACCCTACCCAACATTGACTTAGAGTCAATTTCTTTCTATGGAAATGATCCAAACTGCAGCCCTGCTGGTACAACTTCAGCCTTCGCCATCTACCAGTTCCCTGTCACTTCCTGTGGCACGGTCATGACG GAGGAACCTGGTGTTTTAATTTATGAGAATAGGATGTCGTCCTCATATGAAGTTGCTATTGGACCTGACGGAGCAATCACCAGGGACAGCCACTATGA GCTGCTTGTCCAGTGTAGATACATTGGCACCTCAGTTGAAGCTCTGGTGATCGAGGTTGGCGTAGTTCCTCCTCCGCCCCCAGTTGCAGCTCCTGGACCCCTGCGTGTGGAGCTCAGGCTGGCCAATGGACAGTGTACTGTCAAGGGATGTGTGGAAG AAGAGGTGGCCTACAGTTCCTTTTACGCCGATCAGGACTACCCAGTCACAAAGGTCCTCAGAGATCCTGTGTATGTCGAGGTCCGAATGCTGGAGAGGACCGATCCTAACATTGTTTTGACTCTTGGAAGATGCTGGGCAACTGCTGACCCCCACCCCCATAGTCTTCCTCAGTGGGACTTACTGATTGATGG CTGTCCGTACCGTGATGACCGTTACCTGACCACCCTGGTCCCTGTGGATGCATCTTCAGGGCTCATGTATCCAACCCACCACAGGCGTTTTATCTTCAAGATGTTCACATTTGTGGCTACTGGACCCGCTAATCCCAGCAAAGATGGGGCTGCTGATGCAGAGGTTATGACTCCTCTCAAGGAAAAG GTGTATATCCACTGTAATGCAGCCGTGTGCCAACCATCTGTTGGAAATAATTGTGAAGCTAGATGCTTCAGACAGA GGAGAGACATCGCTGCTTCTGTCAAGAGAGGCCCCAGATCAGAGACCACTCTGGTTAGCAGTAAGGAGATTATCTTCAGTAATGGCCTGTAA
- the chkb gene encoding choline/ethanolamine kinase gives MRFTPSSYVWFSRLRSFTGELRLPVTPSCRLRRTFHSGPPLLFVRKLMMQSSRNVTTSSSSCGEGGFGRADKKGSGLSSDIPVIKTEDTDPPAEKKRVGSTLVVNERKLRTPSPLFGANYDDDSEAESFRDGRTEEVDRDTRGRAFVWCRDFLSGSWKTIGEDDFQISIVSGGLSNLLYLCSLPDHVNSEGEEPRQVLLRIYGAILQGVDSLVLESVMFAILAERSLGPRLYGIFPQGRLEQYLPNTRMRTDQLSDPAISAEIASKLSRFHQMVMPFNKEPKWLFGTIDKYMDQVMKLSFGREAHVKKYNKLMKLDLPAELESLRALLAATPSPVVFCHNDVQEGNILMLEEKDQSSTDHLMLIDFEYSSYNYRGFDFGNHFCEWMYDYTYNQWPFYKATPDNYPTREQQLHFIRSYLAEQGQYSDMTMDQSQIEEDMIIEANRYALASHFLWGLWSIIQAKISKIEFGYMDYAQCRFDAYFKQKKLFS, from the exons ATGCGATTCACACCATCCAGTTATGTTTGGTTTTCCCGGCTACGTAGCTTTACCGGCGAACTGCGTCTGCCAGTGACTCCCTCCTGCCGCTTGAGACGGACATTTCACAGCGGACCTCCTCTACTCTTCGTCAGGAAACTCATGATGCAGTCTAGCCGGAATGTGACCACGAGCAGCAGCAGTTGTGGTGAGGGGGGTTTTGGAAGAGCAGATAAGAAAGGGTCGGGGCTTTCTAGCGACATTCCTGTTATCAAGACGGAAGATACCGATCCTCCGGCAGAGAAGAAACGCGTGGGGAGCACGCTTGTTGTCAACGAGAGAAAATTAAGGACCCCGAGTCCCCTGTTTGGGGCCAACTATGATGACGACTCAGAGGCAGAGTCTTTCCGGGATGGGAGAACTGAGGAAGTGGACCGGGACACCAGGGGCAGGGCATTTGTATGGTGCAGGGACTTTCTGTCAGGCTCGTGGAAAACCATTGGGGAGGATGATTTTCAAATCAGCATCGTCAG TGGTGGACTCAGTAATCTGCTGTACCTGTGTAGTTTACCTGACCATGTGAACTCTGAAGGAGAGGAGCCCCGCCAAGTGCTCCTCAGAATCTATGGGGCCATCTTACAG GGAGTGGACTCTCTGGTATTGGAGAGTGTGATGTTTGCCATTCTAGCAGAACGAAGTCTTGGGCCAAGACTGTATGGCATCTTCCCCCAGGGGCGCTTGGAACAGTACCTACCG AATACCAGAATGCGCACAGATCAACTTTCAGATCCAGCCATCTCAGCTGAGATTGCCAGCAAGTTGTCCCGCTTCCATCAGATGGTAATGCCCTTCAACAAGGAGCCTAAGTGGCTGTTTGGGACCATTGACAA gTACATGGATCAAGTGATGAAGCTCAGTTTTGGACGTGAAGCACATGTAAAGAAGTACAATAAGCTGATGAAGCTGGACCTGCCCGCTGAGCTGGAAAGCCTCCG TGCATTGCTGGCGGCAACTCCATCTCCAGTGGTTTTCTGCCATAATGACGTCCAAGAAG GAAACATTCTGATGCTGGAGGAAAAGGACCAAAGCTCAACAGATCATCTAATGCTGATAGACTTTGAGTACAGCAGTTACAATTACAG GGGTTTTGACTTTGGGAACCATTTCTGTGAGTGGATGTATGACTACACCTACAACCAGTGGCCCTTCTACAAAGCCACACCAGACAACTATCCCACCAGAGAGCAGCAG CTTCATTTTATCCGAAGTTATCTGGCAGAACAGGGACAATACTCTGACATGACCATGGACCAGTCACAGATTGAGGAGGACATGATCATTGAAGCAAACAG GTATGCCTTAGCATCCCACTTCCTCTGGGGTCTGTGGTCAATCATCCAAGCAAAGATATCCAAGATTGAGTTTGGATACATG GACTATGCTCAGTGTCGATTTGATGCCTACTTCAAGCAAAAGAAGCTTTTCTCCTGA